In Fusarium oxysporum f. sp. lycopersici 4287 chromosome 2, whole genome shotgun sequence, a genomic segment contains:
- a CDS encoding hypothetical protein (At least one base has a quality score < 10), with product MGEPKKGTIKYRNKEGTLDASALLWRALTSEKPEIMRKYITKDAVLCEPDQKVYSPRTEPSLDEYMEDGYEPWTAYKIHDEPEFVEIDLMASALNYRVTAWKLQNGEMLATEAWCHSVFRQGPGGDWKCCLHHMAKV from the coding sequence ATGGGCGAACCAAAGAAGGGAACAATCAAGTACCGCAACAAAGAGGGCACCCTCGACGCCTCCGCCCTTCTCTGGCGCGCCCTAACATCCGAAAAGCCAGAGATCATGCGCAAATACATCACCAAGGACGCCGTCCTCTGCGAACCAGACCAAAAGGTGTACTCACCCCGCACCGAGCCCTCTCTGGATGAATACATGGAGGACGGCTACGAGCCATGGACGGCATACAAGATCCACGACGAGCCTGAGTTCGTAGAGATCGACCTCATGGCTTCAGCGCTCAACTACCGCGTCACTGCGTGGAAGCTCCAGAATGGAGAGATGTTGGCGACGGAGGCTTGGTGTCATAGCGTCTTCAGGCAGGGACCTGGAGGTGATTGGAAGTGCTGTCTTCATCATATGGCCAAGGTCTAA